From Leptospiraceae bacterium, one genomic window encodes:
- the cas2 gene encoding CRISPR-associated endonuclease Cas2 translates to MGDKRRAKVVKILQGYGNRVQKSVFELRLHKKEELTIC, encoded by the coding sequence ATGGGTGATAAGCGCAGAGCCAAAGTAGTCAAGATACTTCAAGGTTATGGAAACCGTGTCCAAAAGTCTGTATTCGAACTTAGACTTCACAAAAAAGAAGAGCTGACCATATGCTAA